The genomic stretch AAGAAAGAACAGCGGCGGAGCGGTTCTATAGTCGTTTAAAGGAAGAGTTCGGAGCAAACAACATTATGGTTCGAGGAGCCTTGAAGGTAAAGGCTCATTTAATGTTTGGTGTGATTGCGATCTTTGCGGACCAGTTGATCAAATTAGTAAACTGATCAGCTACAAACACAAACGAAGAAACGATCAACAGGATAGTCGCGCCTAGAAACAGAAAAATTGTGAGCTAAACCCACAAAATTTGAATGACTGATTATTTTGACCTATAAAATTGCCATAAAAGGCTTGATGGACCCTGAAAACACTAATTCCTAGGGGAGTTTTGCAAAAGGCTCAATTGGTTCGACAATTCATGCTAGTGAACTTGAAAGTCTGACAACGAGGGTTTGTTAGCCCTGTTTGGAAGAGAAATTTCACAAATATCTTGCTGCCCCGACATTAGAACTCAATTCAGCTCGATAAACTTGTTGCCCCATTTACTTTTGTTGTGGTAGAAATTTCAATAATAACTCTGCTTTCGACACTTCATACCAGCCGAGCGAGTTTTCCAGGAAAAAATTTCCGCGAATAGAAGTCCGAGGAGGTCAATTTCATGTTTGAAATTCTTGAAAAAGAACGCATAGGCCCGGGCGTGAATCGGGCAGTAATCTCGGCCCCCGAAATTGCAGCGGCCCATCGACCGGGCCAGTTCATCATATTGCGCACCCACAAGGATGGAGAGAGAATTCCCCTTACAGTTGCGGATAAGGATACGGAAAAGGGCACTATAACTCTTGTCTGGCAAGAAGTGGGCGCAACCACCTATTACATGAGCACTATGTGTATAGGGGAAAAATTTCAGGATATTTGTGGTCCCTTGGGAAAGCCCACACATATCGAAAATTTCGGCACAGTTGTCGGAGTTGGCGGTGGCATAGGCGTAGCCCCTCTTTACCCGATCACCAAAGGTTTGCATGACGCCGGAAACCATATGGTAAGCATCATCGGCGCCCGTACCGAAGGCCTGCTGA from Desulfomonilaceae bacterium encodes the following:
- a CDS encoding IS5/IS1182 family transposase, whose protein sequence is ERTAAERFYSRLKEEFGANNIMVRGALKVKAHLMFGVIAIFADQLIKLVN